The window TTGGCAGCATACTTCTTCATGATGACATATCTCAGGGCATTTCCCAAAGTATGGCCTTCATCGGTAAACTCAAACGAAGCCGCTGTGTCCGTTGAACCAGGGAGCTGTCGCCTCCGTTAGTAAATCAAGATTCTCTCAGCCATGCTAGAACTCTCTGGCCATACAATTCGCACTCTCTGAGGCTcgacctcttcctcttcctcttcctcctcggcctcagcGTTCTCCCTCATTTCCGCATCCTGGTTgatctcatcttgtccagACGGCGGGACGTCCTGCATATCAGCGTCCTGGGATGAGGCATCCGCCTGCGCCTTTGTTCGTCCAGGCATCTTTTTGTCTGAGGGGCGTCAAG of the Trichoderma breve strain T069 chromosome 4, whole genome shotgun sequence genome contains:
- a CDS encoding RNA polymerase rpb3/Rpb11 dimerization domain-containing protein — encoded protein: MPGRTKAQADASSQDADMQDVPPSGQDEINQDAEMRENAEAEEEEEEEEVEPQRVRILPGSTDTAASFEFTDEGHTLGNALRYVIMKNPDVEFCAYSIPHPSEPKMNIRIQTYDGTAVNALKKGLSDLQDVCDVVAEEFWTKRQQFNSEQGIDR